The sequence aactttgagaaaattataaaattcatcttcactcgatttcaaagatcgagcattccaatttaaaatattcaaataattatttaacatcactgttaaattttaaattcattataatattatttgcaaatttccatccgatttgaaatgcttcaaaaagtgatgaagtcgaattcatttggatgatcatttgaaaaagttgatcttgtaggtagatcattttattttcagttatatcgcctaaatcgatttcatttaaagaagcgaatggcattgaaggaatatttgtaggtagactgccattagaagaagatgatttggccggtctacctattaataaattgttttcgttagaagaagaactgcaaggcggtcctgtgttttgattatttacattagaagaaataggagatagatttctacctaatataccagcataagtgaaattagaagaagatgatgacgaggtcgatctacctgtcaataaattgttttcgttagaagacgaattggcaggtgccttagaagaattttcaggtatgttctgtaaatttaaggtcgttgatttgacttgttgtctaagcgaacgagcgtttaaaattttttccctgacaggacatttcaaataattggatttatgatttccattgcaatttgaacatgaaaatttatcagtggtttcattcattggacaagcgtctttcgaatgcgatttaccacaattcaaacaccgtatatccatatgacaatttttggttccatgaccgaagccttggcaacgacgacattgcgttaagtttgcaatacgattatgccgtttataatgttcccaatgaattttaatgtgggaaatgaaacgtactttttctaaagttttcaaattgtttacatcacttcgattgaagtgtattaggtaaagttcatgggaaattccagagcgtggtttagaagtaccattcgctctttttttcataagttttacttgggaaggggcaaaaccaagcaattcttttagttcatttttaatttcatcaatactttgatcatttgataatcctttcaagacagccttgaagggtctgtctgattttatatcatatgaataaaatttatgaagtttttcggacaaatatcgaataagactttcgtaatcttccaatccatccaccaagactcgacattctcctcttcgtccgatttgaaatgagacttttacttccgggagaaaagtagaaagctcagtacggaatgctttgaagtcggaaatcatcaccgtcactggtggcatagattgatgtttcttcccagaacgacaagcgtccattttgggaatttttgaagaattttcttctatgtcgctacaatcggattcaggaagaatctcgtaaatattgttagacggcataggatcaacggtagggaaatccgtccgttgtcttttatttttacattcagattctataagatcgtgaatgttattagaaaaatgttgaataacggattgtgatttattccgtattgaattatttttagccttaggcttgttgcctttccggttggacgcaggcatttttgaaattaatgaaattttaaattaaattaactaggctaaattagtcttcgattagactcctagctagccttaaaaaaggctgattaatttcttagtcactctaatatcactctttgtatcacttagtcactctaatatcactctttgtatcacttagtcacttagttagtgattcaggtagccttgaaaaagactgaagccttgaatcaatgaaactctaggtagccagaaaaaaaaattccaggagccaagagctatacgcgtgcggtgcgaacgactgttcaacaccgactatatacagagatgatatgcatatcacgtcgaagtgttcacatatgaactagatgatatcgtttgacaatcaagttgtcatctTGAATGCACTCATTAGATAAAAGGTCAATAATATTATCTTTCGctattaaaattaaatcaataattgaagtcttgcatttaaTGGTCTCCGAAAGCAAGTATTTgctgaaaaattcgaaattaaaatgtgtgtttattgtcactctgaaggtgacgttcataaatgagtgcgttcaatgccattatccgtgttgctagtggcggattttgacaactcgaaatgatatcgtacatgatatcccggatatcatgccaaaatgatgATATgcattgacatcaaattgtatgcgATATCaaatgatatcgcacatgatatcatcggatatcaagtatatcggtATATcatttgatatcagcgctaatgtgaacatactattacacaaaactatttttacgaaccaaatcccaaataacgtgaactttttttacgaactacctctttttacgaacccccgtttagttcgtaaatgaagGTTTCGGTGTACACGTAAATGAATAGGGGTCTGGCCAGACCCATCAGTCAGACCGAAGGTATAAAAATATCTATCAGACGGAGCGttaaatgaattaaattttttgttcTTTATTTACTCAAGGTCCAAGAATTTTATACAGTCCAGCGGTATAGATATGATGTTTATTTACCCTTGCTTAAAATTAATATTACTGGTAAAACTAACTTATCGACTCTTTTTTATCACTTTTCCTTAGGACCCACCCGGTAAACTCAACACATTTTTGCGAGGATGCGACGAAAATCCTTTGGTGAGTAGTTGTTAAACTTGTAGATTCCTCTCAAACCCAAAATAATGGACAAAATTAACACCCGTTTATTTTCACATTCAGTACTTAGACGACATGGTAGACGACTCCACCTTCCGAGGCTACTATCGTTCCTGCAACACCGACTTGTGCAATTCGGGTAATTATGAATGGAAACCAGTTGCAAACTGTTGACCTGAATATTAACAATTTCTTATTTTTTGCTACAGGAGACGGCCTGTCCAGTACCAATGTCATGTCCGGTTTGGAAGCGGGTGCCTCGGAGAACTTACTTGTACCGGGTCTTCTAAATGGAAGCCACAGTAGAGTACTGTTCGGTGGTCCATGGATTTTGATTTCACTACTGATTATGTCATACCAACGAAGCTGGATGCTGGTGTGAAAAAAACTGTTCTAAATATACTCCAATTTGATATCATTAAGTTCCACGTGCCATGCTTGTATTTCGATTTCGTCTGATCCCaccgaaaacaaaatatttgattctCTTATTAGATTGTTGATTAGAGTTCGTTAGCCAAAATTGTGGAATGGTTGAAAGATCATAGCTGTAAACAGTCTACTCAAAAGCTCTGCCAATACCGACGACATCTCAACTATATAATGGGGGGAAAAAGCAATAGAAAAATCTTCATCTAATTTCCCAGGCGCTGAATTCCCAGCGTAGATCAGAGTCACTCGGTCCCACGGCTATTTTCCTAATAAGATTTCGAAACAACTTCTCTTTCCCTCTTCCACGGACAAGGAGAAGCTGGAAAAAACTGCGTATGAGGCACAGGAATAGAGACTGCCGTCTGGATCGAAGACCTGTTCCGTTTCCGAGCAGTAGGTACGAGTTGTTGACTCCGTTGAGTTCCGTTGTATTTCGTGACGAACTGGAGGGGGAGTGCCAATGGCACGCGAAAATAACAGGCCAAGTTACAGAATCCGTTTGGCAACCGTCTTTCGCTCGAGAAAATCGACTGACTTGACTGGCGGCCAGAGATTCGTGGTTTATTTATTTGAGTATGTTGAACAGTCTTTAAGTGGATTTTTGCTTTGACTACCCACGGTAAACATTAATAAATTAGACTGGATTCGTTGGAACAAAATCTACAGCAAACTTCTGATTCAAAAGTTGTGCTTTGCTTCATAATTTGCTATTAGAATTTTTAATTAGACTACAAACAGAGCATTTTCAACACACGGCACTCAGCAAGCCATGATTATTACGGCGGGCTCCATAGTGACAAGTTGATGCAAGCAAAAAGCAACTTCTACCGATGCAATTAAAAACTGATGTGCAGACAAAAAGTGCATTACTCTAAGTTAATAGTTAATTATTCGCACATACCAGCTGTAATCATGTTTTAATCGAATTAGCTCACAACTACTAACTAAATTTGGTTTTAATTGACTttatttttgttactttttcaTCACCGAAAATAGTTGTGTTATCATTTGGAGAGCAATGTGAAAATCTTCATCAATCTGTATCACCCTTGGGTGGATAAATTTACCACTTTTACCCGtgagaatgcgacggaattgccacagaatagcgaaataatgagcgtcagaatcacAGTTGCCAGTTTGCAGATTTGCATATAAATTTGTGAATTTTCTTTTGTAAGCAGACTCTGcaattttgcagacttttttttacaggtttttgaaacttttatatacaattgtccaatttacagacttttaaaattgcGTCGGGCttcttgtttactttttctcgcCATACTTATAAAATCTAACAGATGCATTGGaggatttcttaaattttttgacccgggttggcggttcaatgcataggacgctggtcttatgagccagttgtcgtatgttcgaaccccgacctggaaggattcttagtgtcagtaggatccatagtactagccatgcaatgattctgtacactgagaatcggttgcgaagtctgttgaaaaagaaaggccaaattccacaaaaggaatgtaatgtcaagactgTGCTTTATTGGAGAATTTCTAGTATGCAGACGTGAAAATTTTACCTGTCCAGGAGTTGAACAGTtattttaaccccttcgctgtctgttaTACTGAAGTTTACAACGTGGGAAACGTGTTATTTTCCTTTGGTTCACCTTTCCAAAATGAGCCAAAATTGCTTAACATAATCATGTCTACTCTATACCATTGGAAATATGTTTAACAATTTACGATAGTATGCGAATCGTAAATAacgacaaaaattttttttctaaaacttttggtccTGGTTCATATTTTAACTATGAAACCTAGGTtcggaatccagttccagagttcAGGTTTAGAATCTAGGTTCCAGATTTCATTCCCAGTACCCAGGTTCAGATTTtagatgcagaattcaggttcataattcacgtccaaaattcatttccagaattccagTACTGGTCGAAAATCATATCTAAAATCCAGTTCTATTATTCAGATCCAGAACCCCGAATACTGGTCCAGATTCCAAGTtaaaaatccaagtccagaaatcagatgcagaatccaggttctgaattaaaGTTTAGAAATCgagtccagttcctaattcagaATCAAGGTCCAATTCCAGAACAGATTTAGAATACATGTCCAGAGTTCAGGTACAGAATCTAGTTGTAGAATTCTGGTCTAGAAATCAGGTACCGAAACCAGATCCAGATTTATTTTttagtccagaatccagaattctggtcAAAAATCCATTTCCAGAATACAAAATCAAGATTCAGAATCCAGGATCAGAGTTCTACTCCGAAGTTTAGTTAAGAATATAGGCCCGGAAAGCAGGACCAAAGTGTACGTGTAGAATTCAGACCCAAAACTCAGATTCACAGTTAATGTTCAGAATtgagatccagaattcatttccaaaattcaagtgCAGAGTCTAATTTCATAATTCATGTccgaaatccagttccagaataacaataagaatttttaatataactcggaataataaatatcaactatttttcaacagattttcgatatcattacacATACTGCTTGGATATATTTTTACGCAACGATTCGTGTAGATGAATCTATATATTTTAGATAATTGGTGATTCAAACTTCAATATGTAACGAACCATGTCTAATTTTTCTCGTTTCccaaaacattttatcaggatttccccgattttcataagatttctgctcttcaatgagtacGTTCCTCTTccgcaacatcaccatcaccgcccacggaagaccgctccagtcgatgaccagcatgcggaccacccaccgggccttcgtaggacaagtagtcgctgggggctaggttattgagaatatggtgggtgaggaaacagaACGAAGACCAatccgttcaatttggccattattttcattgacttgtggcacggagcattgtcttggttaaaaatagttttttcgatGTCGCATTACAAGCGCATCAATAATTCAATGTAATAATCACTTTAGATGGTGCTTTCTTTTTCAATATAGTCAATGTTTATTATACCTCGAGTATCTGAAAACTGACGCGATaattgttccagctacctgttacaTTTTCGGACGATTTTCTCCGTATGAATGCTAGTATGACTCCGGAGAAAAATGGTGGATCCAAGTTTCGTTCACTGTTTCATACAAACGGAAGAAATCCTTATTTATTGCGATTTAACAGTGCCAAACAGCGATTGGAAAAAAACGATTGGATAAAAAACCTTTTATATGACCAGATTTTCGCGTAAGACCATAAAAGTGCTTCCAGTTAATGTCCTAACCATTTCAGCATATTTAATTTTACGAACTTCAATTTTGCGTTCATTTAtcgcgattatcaaaacttgcttgaCTTTTACTGATGATTGCATCATTTGGTCCCGTATCACACAAATCTTTATTTTCAATGGATTCGAGTGCGGGTAACACCTCTCAAACCGTTGCTTTATCAGCATACAGAactcgttatttccattttttcgatttgattcttttgaaaaatgaggTAAGTTTGACATTTGGGTCAGTCTGGTGACTTTTTGAGCAATGTGTTATGCacttttatgcgccgttcgcttcgcacgagacatattttgatcgaaaatcggcAGGATGACATGCGCGAattcagcaccttccatcatcAGCCCCAACGACGGGTCTTAACGGTCAGAGTAACTAAATTTCTTAACGGTCAGAGTAACTAAATTTCTCAAAgaattaatttcgaaaattcgcacacacaaataagtttatacggaacaaGACAAGGCCACTGCCCTAATactcaaaacaaatattggcagtgattttgaatCTATTTGTTGAGTCCTATGTCAACAGTTTGAATAACCCCACAGTAGTTTCATGGCGTATTTAATACTTAAATGTGAAATttcgttttaaaacaaaataccgaaaacgcttcaaactttgaatttacacgtttcatgcaaattaataatgaaacaaaatattatttaaaatcaaaaaactatcaacctgggcttaacatgtttcaccggccctgacatcaaataaatttcagaatatTATAAAGAAGGAAATACGATTGACTTATATGTTCCACTTTCATAATTCTTGCAATAGTTTTGCGCAATGTAGCTGATTTATACCAAAATGACGATAAATCACAAAAAATCATTAGTTATAACACTTATTTTTATCTATGCATTCACAATAAAaatgaaagtgcatttttttttaattctgaaaAAGATTTAAAgtcgtaaaaaaaatcttatataTTATTACTATGGAATTTTGATGATGATCTCAAAACAGGATTTGaaactttcttgaattttaaaccATTTCGAAATAGATTTAACGCTTTATATGTTGGACCTTATGAAGaacttttttgtttatttaacaGTATATTTTTACTAAAAcaaactgccttagctctaagatgccaagagtATTTCTTTACGGTacttaaagactgtctcagaaagtatggacgcaaccaaaaaccgctgtcatttcgcgttggttcagaat comes from Malaya genurostris strain Urasoe2022 chromosome 3, Malgen_1.1, whole genome shotgun sequence and encodes:
- the LOC131435020 gene encoding uncharacterized protein LOC131435020, giving the protein MSLFGVVATLLMVALGADIRNVNGLRCYSCSLTATSGDKRCITDPAAVEGQSIVTCKYKYCTIQRQELLDPPGKLNTFLRGCDENPLYLDDMVDDSTFRGYYRSCNTDLCNSGDGLSSTNVMSGLEAGASENLLVPGLLNGSHSRVLFGGPWILISLLIMSYQRSWMLV